From a single Adhaeribacter swui genomic region:
- a CDS encoding homoserine kinase gives MKDSNSIKIFSPATVANVACGFDILGFALDNPGDEIQVSLKDSPGISVLNQTQDTVFPADVNKNTAVVSLQAYLSHLGSDQGFEITFTKKIKPGSGIGSSSASAAASVFAANELLGNPISKENLVQFAMQGEKAACGVAHADNVAPALLGGFVLVRSYDPLDIISIPYPEELYCTIIHPQIEVKTEDARKILRQGISLKDAVKQWGNVGGLIAGLMKGDYGLIGRSLEDAIIEPIRSILIPGYDAVKEAALEAGALGCCISGSGPSMFALSRSQEEATQIAAAMKKAFTHYEIDNIDYVSRVNNQGPKVI, from the coding sequence ATGAAAGATAGTAACAGTATAAAAATATTCTCGCCGGCTACCGTTGCAAACGTGGCCTGCGGGTTCGATATATTAGGGTTTGCGCTAGACAATCCGGGCGATGAAATCCAAGTAAGTTTAAAAGACAGCCCGGGTATTTCGGTCCTGAATCAAACCCAAGACACCGTTTTTCCAGCGGATGTAAACAAAAATACCGCTGTGGTTTCGTTGCAGGCATATTTATCGCACCTGGGTTCCGACCAAGGGTTTGAAATAACTTTTACTAAAAAAATTAAACCCGGCAGCGGTATTGGGTCCAGTTCGGCAAGTGCGGCTGCCAGTGTTTTTGCCGCTAACGAATTATTAGGTAATCCCATCAGCAAAGAGAATCTGGTACAATTTGCCATGCAGGGCGAAAAAGCCGCTTGTGGCGTAGCCCATGCCGACAATGTAGCGCCTGCCCTCTTAGGTGGTTTTGTTTTGGTTCGGTCTTACGATCCACTGGATATTATCTCTATTCCCTACCCCGAAGAATTATACTGTACCATTATTCACCCGCAGATTGAGGTAAAAACCGAAGATGCCCGCAAAATTTTACGCCAAGGCATTTCGCTGAAAGACGCCGTGAAACAATGGGGCAACGTAGGCGGTTTAATTGCTGGTTTAATGAAAGGCGATTATGGACTTATTGGCCGGTCGCTGGAAGATGCCATTATCGAACCTATCCGCTCTATTCTGATTCCGGGGTACGATGCCGTAAAAGAAGCCGCCTTAGAAGCCGGTGCCCTGGGTTGCTGTATTTCTGGCTCCGGCCCCAGCATGTTTGCCTTAAGCCGCTCGCAGGAAGAAGCTACCCAAATTGCCGCCGCCATGAAAAAAGCTTTTACCCACTACGAAATTGATAATATTGATTACGTATCCCGGGTAAATAATCAAGGGCCAAAAGTGATTTAA
- a CDS encoding 2-isopropylmalate synthase, which produces MSDKVHIFDTTLRDGEQVPGCQLNTKEKIEVAKALEELGVDIIEAGFPISSPGDFTSIIEISKAVSEPVICALTRAKKEDIDCAVESLKHAKRKRIHTGIGASDMHIQYKFNSTREDVLARGVYAVKYAKQFVEDIEFYAEDAGRADLPFLAKMIEEVIAAGATVVNIPDTTGYCLPWEYGAKIKYLKENVKNIDKAIISVHCHNDLGLATANSIAGVINGARQIECTINGIGERAGNTSLEEVVMIMKSHKELELLNRINTPRIYPTSRLVSRLMRMRVQPNKAIVGDNAFAHSSGIHQDGFLKHRETYEVIDPHDVGVADSSIVLTARSGRAALKHRLESLGYFVTKEDIDEIYPEYLVMADELKVIQDEHLTVLFQKLETKREQAAVKTNS; this is translated from the coding sequence ATGAGCGACAAGGTCCATATTTTTGACACGACGTTACGCGACGGCGAGCAGGTGCCCGGCTGCCAATTAAACACCAAAGAAAAAATTGAAGTAGCCAAAGCCCTGGAAGAACTAGGCGTAGATATCATCGAAGCGGGTTTTCCAATCTCCAGTCCCGGCGATTTTACTTCTATCATTGAAATATCAAAGGCAGTTTCGGAGCCGGTAATCTGCGCGCTAACCCGGGCTAAAAAAGAAGATATTGATTGCGCCGTAGAATCGTTGAAGCACGCCAAACGCAAACGCATCCATACGGGTATTGGCGCTTCGGATATGCACATTCAGTACAAATTTAATTCTACCCGCGAAGATGTACTGGCACGAGGCGTTTATGCCGTAAAATATGCGAAGCAATTTGTAGAAGATATTGAGTTTTACGCCGAAGATGCCGGCCGGGCCGATTTGCCTTTCCTGGCTAAAATGATTGAAGAAGTAATTGCGGCTGGTGCCACCGTCGTAAACATCCCCGATACTACCGGCTACTGCTTGCCTTGGGAGTACGGCGCCAAAATTAAATATTTAAAAGAAAACGTTAAGAATATAGATAAGGCCATTATCTCGGTGCATTGCCACAACGATTTAGGCTTGGCTACCGCTAACTCCATTGCCGGCGTTATTAACGGTGCCCGCCAAATTGAGTGTACCATTAACGGTATTGGCGAACGCGCTGGTAATACCTCCTTAGAGGAAGTGGTGATGATTATGAAAAGCCACAAAGAATTAGAATTATTAAACCGGATTAACACGCCACGGATTTATCCTACCAGCCGTTTGGTATCGCGGTTAATGCGCATGCGCGTGCAGCCCAACAAAGCCATTGTGGGCGATAATGCTTTTGCGCACTCTTCTGGTATTCACCAGGACGGCTTCCTGAAACACCGCGAAACGTACGAAGTAATTGATCCGCACGATGTAGGGGTGGCTGATTCTTCGATTGTGTTAACGGCCCGTAGCGGCCGGGCGGCTTTGAAACACCGCCTGGAAAGCTTAGGCTACTTTGTTACCAAAGAAGATATCGACGAAATTTACCCGGAATATCTGGTAATGGCCGATGAGCTAAAAGTTATTCAAGACGAGCATTTAACGGTGCTTTTTCAAAAATTAGAAACTAAACGGGAGCAAGCCGCTGTTAAAACCAACAGCTAA
- the thrC gene encoding threonine synthase, with product MSFYSTNQQTPHVSLREAVTKGLADDNGLFMPLEIPELPHSYFEIIQEKSLPEIALDVASTLLRGQIERGVLQEIVEESLNFPIPVVPVHGRIHTLELFHGPTSAFKDVGARFMARLLAHFVKGNDKELTILVATSGDTGSAVANGFLGVPGINVVILYPHGKVSDIQEKQLTTLGENITALEIDGTFDDCQWLVKQAFLDQELNQRMQLTSANSINIARLIPQSFYYFHAYAQVKHLSERVVFATPSGNFGNLTGGLLAKRMGLPVAKFIAATNINDIVPEFLTSGIFNPRASTQTISNAMDVGNPSNFVRLMDLYKQSGDALREDVIGYRFTDEQTKMLMREVYENHGYILDPHGAIGYGAIRDYLATDPEAIGIFLETAHPAKFMDVVEDVIGQKVNIPENLQMVMQKTKQSIRMSHNYDDLKAWLLARA from the coding sequence ATGTCGTTTTACAGTACCAATCAGCAAACCCCGCACGTAAGTTTGCGCGAGGCCGTAACCAAAGGCTTAGCCGATGATAACGGCTTGTTTATGCCTTTAGAAATTCCGGAGTTACCGCACAGTTATTTCGAGATTATTCAGGAAAAATCTTTACCCGAAATTGCCCTTGATGTAGCTTCTACCCTGTTACGGGGTCAGATTGAAAGAGGCGTTTTGCAGGAGATTGTGGAGGAAAGCTTAAACTTTCCTATTCCGGTAGTGCCGGTACATGGCCGTATCCATACCCTGGAATTATTTCACGGGCCAACCTCGGCATTTAAAGATGTAGGTGCCCGCTTCATGGCCCGTTTGCTGGCGCATTTTGTAAAAGGTAACGATAAAGAATTAACCATTCTGGTAGCCACTTCCGGCGATACTGGTAGCGCGGTAGCTAATGGATTTTTAGGCGTGCCCGGCATTAACGTTGTTATTTTATACCCACATGGCAAAGTAAGCGACATCCAGGAAAAGCAATTAACTACGCTGGGCGAGAACATCACGGCTTTAGAAATTGATGGTACTTTCGACGATTGCCAATGGCTGGTAAAACAAGCTTTCCTGGATCAGGAACTGAACCAGCGCATGCAATTAACTTCGGCTAACTCCATAAACATTGCCCGGCTTATTCCGCAATCGTTCTATTATTTTCATGCGTATGCCCAGGTAAAACATTTAAGTGAGCGGGTAGTATTTGCTACGCCCAGCGGCAATTTTGGCAACTTAACCGGTGGTTTATTGGCCAAACGTATGGGTTTACCGGTAGCTAAGTTTATTGCTGCTACTAATATTAACGACATTGTACCGGAGTTTTTAACGAGCGGCATTTTTAACCCCCGGGCATCTACACAAACCATTTCCAACGCCATGGATGTGGGTAACCCCAGCAATTTTGTGCGGCTCATGGATTTATATAAACAATCGGGCGATGCTTTACGCGAAGATGTAATTGGCTACCGGTTTACCGATGAGCAAACTAAAATGTTGATGCGCGAAGTTTACGAAAACCACGGCTATATTCTGGACCCGCACGGCGCGATTGGCTACGGGGCTATCCGCGATTATTTGGCTACCGATCCGGAAGCCATTGGTATATTTCTGGAAACGGCTCATCCGGCCAAATTTATGGATGTGGTAGAAGACGTTATCGGCCAAAAAGTAAATATTCCGGAAAACCTGCAAATGGTAATGCAAAAAACCAAGCAATCCATTCGCATGAGCCATAACTACGATGATTTAAAGGCCTGGCTATTAGCCCGCGCTTAG
- the thrA gene encoding bifunctional aspartate kinase/homoserine dehydrogenase I, which translates to MIVLKFGGSSVSTPENILKVLGVVKSHSSVHELAVVVSAFGGVTDSLINISRLAEKGDLTYKQELKKIEERHLATVKELIHATRQSAIIANVKFLLNELEDILQGVFLVKELSLKTLDFIQSFGERLSSYLVAEAFKENGLPAFAADYRQLIVSDRTYGNAKVNFELTNTRIKQYLSGTEELPVVPGFVATTEHGETTTLGRGGSDYTAAIVAAALDSASLEIWTDVSGMMTADPRRVKNAIPIEELSYEEALELSYFGAKIIYPPTIQPALSKKIPIRLKNTFEPDAPGTQITHNPRQSEAPVKGIASIENIALLTISGSGMVGASGIAMRFFGALATQKVNVILITQASSEHSISVGINQRDSIRAQRAIEQEFQLEIQAGIVDKVNIQNDLAIVALVGSNMRNTPGIAGKLFSSLGRNGINIIAIAQGTSELNISCVIQKKDEEKALNTIHEAFFLSDVKTLHLFVVGTGTVGATLLKQIKNQAPNLYKTLAIDIKLIGITNSKKAVFNETGIPWQSWEEALENDGQESNIEVFVDRIAELNLANAIFVDCTANSEVAATYKFLLERSISIVTPNKIAASSNYHTYKELKSLAAKRGVKYLYETNVGAGLPIISTLTDLIRSGDTVLKIEGIFSGTMNYLFNTVSADKKLSTVVQEAMDLGYAEPDPRIDLSGKDVARKIMILARETGDNLELEDVHIKPFLPANCLQDSPMDEFWQNLRTYEDTFEAQRAEVEKQGKGYRLVASWEDGKARIELREVEKSHPFYSVSGSDNIILFTTERYKVQPLIVKGSGAGAEVTAAGVFADIIRIAN; encoded by the coding sequence ATGATAGTTTTAAAATTTGGCGGTTCTTCGGTGAGTACCCCGGAGAATATCTTAAAAGTGCTGGGAGTGGTAAAATCACACTCCTCGGTGCATGAGTTAGCAGTAGTAGTTTCGGCGTTTGGTGGAGTTACGGACAGCTTAATTAATATTAGCCGGTTAGCCGAAAAAGGCGACCTGACTTATAAGCAAGAGCTTAAAAAGATTGAAGAGCGCCACCTGGCCACGGTTAAAGAACTCATTCATGCTACGCGCCAAAGTGCTATTATTGCCAACGTAAAATTCTTACTCAACGAACTCGAAGATATATTACAGGGCGTTTTTCTGGTGAAAGAACTTAGCCTGAAAACCCTGGATTTCATTCAAAGCTTTGGGGAGCGTTTATCGTCGTACCTGGTAGCCGAAGCTTTTAAAGAAAACGGTTTGCCTGCTTTTGCCGCCGATTACCGCCAGCTTATTGTAAGCGACCGGACCTACGGCAATGCGAAAGTAAATTTTGAGTTAACTAATACCCGTATTAAACAATACTTAAGCGGAACCGAGGAGTTACCGGTAGTTCCGGGCTTTGTGGCCACCACCGAACACGGCGAAACTACCACTTTGGGCCGGGGTGGCTCCGATTATACGGCGGCTATTGTGGCTGCTGCTTTAGATTCGGCTAGTTTGGAAATCTGGACGGATGTAAGTGGTATGATGACCGCCGACCCGCGCCGGGTAAAAAATGCTATTCCAATTGAAGAATTATCGTACGAAGAGGCCCTGGAGCTTTCTTATTTCGGAGCCAAGATTATTTATCCGCCTACCATTCAGCCAGCACTGAGTAAGAAAATTCCGATTAGGTTAAAAAACACTTTCGAGCCAGATGCACCTGGCACCCAAATAACCCATAATCCGCGCCAAAGCGAAGCGCCGGTGAAAGGTATTGCGTCCATCGAAAACATAGCTTTACTTACTATTTCGGGCAGCGGCATGGTAGGTGCCAGCGGTATTGCCATGCGCTTTTTTGGCGCTTTAGCTACTCAAAAAGTAAACGTTATTTTAATTACCCAAGCCTCTTCGGAGCACTCCATTAGCGTAGGTATTAATCAACGCGATTCTATCCGGGCACAACGCGCTATTGAGCAAGAGTTTCAACTGGAAATTCAGGCAGGCATTGTAGATAAAGTAAATATTCAAAACGATTTGGCCATTGTGGCCTTGGTTGGTTCGAATATGCGTAATACACCGGGTATTGCCGGGAAACTGTTCAGTTCGTTAGGCCGCAACGGTATAAACATAATAGCCATAGCCCAGGGTACTTCGGAGCTCAATATTTCCTGCGTTATCCAGAAGAAAGACGAAGAAAAAGCTTTAAATACCATTCACGAAGCGTTCTTCCTTTCGGATGTAAAAACCCTGCATTTATTTGTGGTAGGTACCGGTACGGTAGGCGCTACTTTATTAAAGCAGATTAAAAACCAGGCGCCTAATCTGTACAAAACTTTAGCGATTGATATAAAGCTGATTGGCATAACTAACAGCAAAAAAGCGGTATTTAACGAAACTGGTATTCCGTGGCAAAGTTGGGAAGAAGCTTTGGAGAATGATGGACAGGAATCGAACATTGAGGTATTTGTAGACCGGATAGCCGAGTTAAATTTAGCGAATGCCATTTTCGTAGATTGTACCGCTAACTCCGAAGTAGCTGCTACTTATAAGTTTTTGCTGGAAAGAAGCATTTCCATTGTAACACCTAACAAAATTGCGGCTTCCAGCAACTACCACACGTACAAAGAATTAAAAAGCCTGGCTGCCAAGCGGGGCGTAAAATACTTATACGAAACCAACGTAGGTGCCGGCTTACCTATAATTAGTACCTTAACTGATTTAATCCGGAGCGGCGATACCGTATTGAAGATTGAAGGTATTTTCTCGGGCACTATGAATTACTTGTTTAACACCGTAAGCGCCGATAAAAAACTAAGTACCGTAGTGCAGGAAGCCATGGATTTAGGTTACGCCGAACCAGATCCCCGCATTGACTTGAGCGGCAAAGACGTAGCCCGAAAAATTATGATTCTGGCCCGCGAAACCGGTGACAATCTGGAACTAGAAGATGTGCATATTAAGCCGTTTTTACCGGCCAACTGCTTACAGGATTCCCCGATGGATGAGTTCTGGCAAAACCTGCGGACTTACGAAGATACGTTTGAAGCCCAGCGCGCCGAAGTAGAAAAACAAGGCAAAGGCTACCGTTTAGTAGCATCCTGGGAAGATGGCAAAGCACGCATTGAATTACGCGAAGTAGAGAAAAGCCATCCGTTTTATTCGGTTTCCGGTTCCGATAATATTATTTTGTTCACTACGGAGCGTTACAAGGTGCAACCGCTTATTGTGAAAGGGTCCGGTGCCGGAGCAGAAGTAACCGCGGCTGGCGTATTCGCCGATATTATCCGGATTGCGAATTAA